One window of the Luteolibacter sp. Y139 genome contains the following:
- a CDS encoding SMP-30/gluconolactonase/LRE family protein: MMKALRFLCLLPALASAQESIEKLDPGLDAILDPAAKIETVCKGFDWAEGPVWDEREKRLLFSDVPRNTIYQWKEGDTEASVYMKPSGFTGVANYSAEPGSNGLAMDDKGQLYCCEHGDRRISYLTPGGGKRTLADNFNGKRFNSPNDLTIAHNGDVYFTDPPYGLPDREKDTKFRELPFCGVYRVTPQGVVSLVTRDLERPNGVALSPDNKTLYVAQSHDPAPIIMAYPLKADGGIEGGKIFFNCKDVGGPGVPDGIKVDAKGNVFAGAMGGCLILSPEGKLLGRIVCGRATANIAFGENGTRLYLTSDDRILRVALKR, translated from the coding sequence ATGATGAAAGCCCTGCGTTTCCTTTGCCTGCTTCCCGCCTTGGCTTCGGCTCAGGAGAGTATTGAAAAGCTCGATCCGGGGCTGGATGCGATCCTTGATCCGGCGGCGAAGATCGAGACGGTGTGTAAGGGTTTTGATTGGGCGGAGGGGCCGGTGTGGGATGAGAGGGAGAAGCGGTTGCTGTTTTCCGATGTGCCGCGGAATACGATTTATCAGTGGAAAGAGGGGGATACGGAGGCGAGCGTCTACATGAAGCCGTCGGGGTTCACGGGGGTGGCCAATTACAGTGCTGAGCCAGGCTCGAATGGCTTGGCGATGGATGACAAGGGGCAGCTCTATTGCTGCGAGCACGGGGACCGGCGGATTTCCTATCTGACGCCGGGGGGCGGGAAGAGGACGCTGGCGGACAATTTCAATGGGAAGCGCTTCAACTCGCCCAACGACCTGACGATCGCGCATAATGGGGATGTGTATTTCACCGATCCGCCGTATGGCCTGCCGGACCGCGAGAAGGATACGAAGTTCCGCGAGCTGCCCTTCTGCGGGGTGTATCGAGTGACGCCGCAGGGTGTGGTGTCGCTGGTCACCCGCGATCTTGAACGGCCGAACGGGGTGGCGCTATCGCCGGATAACAAGACGCTTTATGTGGCGCAGTCGCATGATCCGGCTCCGATCATCATGGCTTATCCGCTGAAGGCGGATGGGGGGATCGAGGGCGGGAAGATCTTCTTCAATTGTAAGGATGTGGGCGGTCCGGGTGTGCCGGATGGCATCAAGGTGGATGCGAAGGGGAATGTCTTCGCCGGGGCAATGGGTGGTTGCTTGATCCTGAGTCCGGAGGGCAAGCTGTTAGGGCGGATCGTGTGCGGGCGGGCGACGGCGAATATTGCCTTTGGTGAGAATGGGACGCGGCTTTATCTGACTTCGGATGACCGGATTTTGAGGGTGGCGTTGAAGCGCTAA
- a CDS encoding methyltransferase domain-containing protein: MIHTDTTGDEVAAHYDELDPYYRSLWGEHVHHGLWETGRESPLAAVDALSRYVAKRAGIKKGDRVCDVGCGYGATARLLASEYGAQVTGITISPKQQAAAAAAGGADFVLGDWLKNDFPDESFDAVIAIESTEHLPDVAQGIREMARVLAPGGQLVICAWMAGPSPSEWQKKHLLEPICREGRLVGMGNEEDYLRWIAGAGLSLQSTDDLSRQVRRTWPICIQRTIGAFFRDPALRRFLLDDHQRNRIFALTLLRIWFAYLTGAMRYTVFTASKP, from the coding sequence ATGATCCACACCGACACGACCGGCGATGAAGTGGCCGCTCACTACGACGAGTTGGACCCCTACTATCGCAGCCTCTGGGGCGAGCACGTGCATCATGGCCTCTGGGAAACCGGCCGCGAGTCACCCCTCGCCGCCGTCGATGCCCTGAGCCGCTACGTCGCGAAGCGCGCCGGGATCAAGAAGGGCGACCGCGTCTGCGATGTCGGCTGCGGCTACGGAGCCACCGCACGGCTGTTGGCGTCGGAATACGGCGCACAAGTCACCGGCATCACCATTTCGCCCAAGCAGCAAGCAGCCGCTGCTGCCGCCGGAGGAGCCGACTTCGTGCTCGGGGATTGGCTGAAGAATGACTTCCCCGACGAGAGCTTCGACGCGGTGATCGCCATCGAAAGCACCGAGCACCTGCCTGATGTCGCGCAAGGCATCCGAGAAATGGCCCGCGTCCTCGCTCCCGGTGGCCAGCTCGTCATCTGCGCCTGGATGGCCGGACCATCGCCAAGCGAATGGCAAAAGAAGCACCTGTTAGAGCCCATCTGCCGCGAGGGCCGCCTGGTCGGCATGGGCAATGAAGAAGACTACCTCCGATGGATCGCCGGCGCTGGCCTCAGCCTCCAATCCACCGACGACCTCAGCCGCCAGGTCCGCCGCACCTGGCCCATCTGCATCCAGCGCACCATCGGAGCCTTCTTTCGCGATCCCGCACTCCGCCGCTTCCTCCTCGACGACCACCAGCGCAACCGCATCTTCGCCCTCACCTTACTAAGGATCTGGTTCGCCTACCTCACCGGCGCGATGCGCTACACCGTCTTCACGGCATCAAAGCCTTAG
- a CDS encoding AAA family ATPase, whose protein sequence is MRILISGGPGSGCTSTAEILGKQLGLPVFDSDSYFHKPTDPPFQEQYTPDERRDLLDSALKSQPDWILSGSVATWGLPSLEPTHGIFLDIPKEVRLDRLLNRQKNQFGSRIDPGGDMQEEHESFIEWAAGYDDRTGSGRNATTDRSFLETHCGHLLAIAKNQAMEDLVLEITSFLTRTSDDPHRHDRR, encoded by the coding sequence ATGCGCATCCTCATCTCTGGAGGCCCCGGATCCGGCTGCACCTCGACAGCCGAGATCCTCGGCAAGCAACTCGGACTACCCGTCTTCGATTCGGACTCGTATTTCCACAAGCCGACTGATCCTCCGTTCCAAGAACAATACACACCCGACGAGCGCCGGGACCTGCTAGACTCAGCGTTGAAATCTCAGCCGGACTGGATTCTCAGCGGCTCCGTCGCCACCTGGGGGCTGCCTTCCCTCGAGCCAACCCACGGCATCTTCCTCGACATCCCGAAGGAAGTCCGGCTCGACCGCCTGCTGAATCGCCAGAAGAATCAATTCGGCTCGAGAATCGATCCCGGCGGCGACATGCAGGAAGAGCACGAGTCCTTCATCGAGTGGGCCGCAGGCTACGACGACCGGACCGGATCCGGCAGGAACGCCACCACCGATCGTTCCTTTTTGGAGACCCATTGCGGACATTTGCTGGCAATCGCGAAGAACCAAGCGATGGAAGACCTCGTTCTGGAAATCACGAGCTTCCTCACCCGCACCAGCGATGATCCACACCGACACGACCGGCGATGA
- a CDS encoding ABC transporter ATP-binding protein, with translation MISLRQLTKRFGTQTAVDSLTLDIPAGQIVGLLGPNGAGKSTTLKMLTGLLVPTSGSASICGHDLLQEPMEVKRLVGFVPDSGAVFESLTGLEYLEMVAALYGIPPEAARERIRQFIAFFDLSFETLTDKLLGAYSKGMRRKVVITAALLHNPPVVFFDEPLDGLDANAAVGFKALIQTLAREGKAIVYSSHILDVVERVCDRVIIIDQGRVKVDGAPAELVRQHDARSLEELFTTLTGGHDLAQKAEDFARTFRP, from the coding sequence ATGATCTCCCTCCGCCAGCTCACCAAGCGCTTCGGCACCCAGACCGCCGTCGACTCGCTCACCCTCGATATCCCCGCCGGCCAGATCGTCGGCCTGCTCGGACCAAACGGCGCCGGGAAATCGACGACGCTGAAAATGCTCACCGGCCTGCTCGTTCCCACCTCCGGCAGCGCCTCCATCTGCGGGCATGATCTCCTCCAGGAACCCATGGAAGTGAAGCGCCTCGTCGGCTTCGTCCCGGACTCCGGCGCCGTCTTCGAATCTCTCACCGGCTTGGAGTATCTCGAAATGGTTGCCGCCCTCTACGGCATCCCGCCCGAAGCTGCCCGCGAGCGCATCCGCCAATTCATCGCCTTCTTCGACCTCAGCTTCGAAACCCTCACCGATAAACTCCTCGGCGCTTACTCGAAAGGCATGCGCCGCAAGGTCGTCATCACCGCCGCACTCCTCCACAATCCCCCCGTCGTCTTCTTCGACGAACCCCTCGACGGCCTCGATGCAAACGCCGCCGTCGGCTTCAAGGCCCTGATCCAAACCCTCGCCCGCGAAGGCAAGGCCATCGTCTACAGCTCCCACATCCTCGACGTGGTGGAGCGAGTCTGCGACCGGGTCATCATCATCGACCAGGGAAGAGTGAAAGTGGACGGAGCCCCCGCAGAGCTGGTCCGGCAACACGACGCCCGTTCGCTGGAAGAGCTCTTCACGACCCTGACGGGCGGCCACGACCTCGCCCAAAAGGCGGAGGACTTCGCAAGAACCTTCCGGCCGTGA
- a CDS encoding beta strand repeat-containing protein: MKARLLSQPAILSPLTRTSLVACASLCAVTTSAFAAPQTWDGEVDATWVNATNWVANAVPGSTTTTSNDQATFSSALVGGTRGGVTDPVTIDLNRRIGLIRFDTANVGAYVIGATGGNPLLLSAQNIATPNSVTMTDTVAVSQTLAGPLKLTQPSSQSDNYAFINNSTTTGANLIISGNLDATNTTRTWQIILDGTNTGNNIISGNINNTTTTGNGGAGPIQKNGVGRWILSGTNIFIGNTSGGNNVHAIVTNGAQVNAGTLVVQNNLAFGNTANAKVFVNGGVLELDANSANGSLTLENNLIVTIGNTATVRSKGTNAVNSRVSLSAAAAVSGTLSTVNAADVFTIGNAANDFTGGAADTVLHVAGPGAVVLSQNSNYLGSVSVDEGTLRLGSDTALGTQGSVNVATGAKLQLNGGSTGGTPTLTTLTGSGAVENSTALDATLTTNIAVADTFAGALQNGTGGGALALTKTGAGTLNLSGASTYTGATTLTTGSINLTGSLGNTAVSLPANAVLSGSGSIAGSVAAATGSHVAPGDGGDTNIGTLSTGSLSLDSGSQLDFGITNTTTLDKINVTTSGGLTINGGQININGGAGAFTTNGTYNLIAYSGAISGSGVSSLSINDSNKSPAKTYTLGASGGFITLTVANSAVVQKFWNVNADGSWGTAGSWTPTGAPNASGAIAAFGGGGTEITADRTITVNGAFTVGTIAFNGAANAKNYTFAAGSGASLTLNNGASAAFITNSSGSHIIGSPVTLTGNGAAVTVTNAADIVTISGVIDGNGSPLTKGGAGKLILSGVNTYFNGTTVNAGTLEITNDLALGDPVNSTTINAGTLRSTADFTSTGSFYLGSGTSNFSVASGTTHTITGSIMDGASTGTLNKSGTGTLALNGFNSYTGGSVINNGKVQINSIGSLGDSAGSVTINAATLEATASFTGTRSVVLGNAASLLQAETGVTYTISGPISGTGTLNKIGAGTVSLGSNTNSYTGGTVIQAGTLAVNNTSFIMGTLTFQGGTLQNNYGNNNGYFFGNPITIATGQTGTINMNNRMSLGAGAVITGAGTLNINANTTVARDDFSNNWAGFTGQLNIAGSGTVRLLNNGGSFNTGGFANCSVDLAGTVLLEPSNNSNGNTYTIGSLSSASATAGIKGPSQGGATTLSVGGLNTSTTFAGGTLVGHLTKVGSGTLTLTNTTPTGNVTVTTGTLSLPSATLADNAIVSVSATNGSFINLNYVGTDSIDDLVIDGVMQADGEWGAIGSGAAHETDRITGTGRLLVLPEDPFINWISGFAAVGTLNAKTDDPDHDGLTNLDEFALDGNPAVGGATGKVRSRVEAVGADQALVITLPVRTGAVFAGTPSKAATIDDTIYTIEGSNNLGLYDQGVTEITASSVGMPALTTGWTYRTFRLDGAVGGATPRGPKGFLRITIADAP, translated from the coding sequence ATGAAAGCCCGACTTCTTTCCCAACCCGCCATTCTTTCCCCCCTCACCCGCACTTCTCTCGTCGCCTGCGCCTCACTCTGCGCGGTGACCACTTCCGCATTCGCCGCCCCTCAGACTTGGGATGGTGAAGTGGATGCAACCTGGGTCAACGCCACCAACTGGGTGGCCAACGCCGTTCCCGGATCGACCACCACGACTTCGAACGACCAGGCAACTTTCAGCTCCGCGCTCGTCGGTGGAACTCGCGGCGGCGTCACCGACCCGGTCACCATCGATCTCAACCGCCGCATCGGCCTCATCCGCTTCGATACGGCAAACGTCGGCGCCTACGTCATCGGTGCCACCGGAGGCAATCCGCTGCTCCTCTCGGCGCAAAACATCGCCACTCCGAACTCGGTCACCATGACCGACACGGTCGCCGTCTCCCAGACCTTGGCCGGCCCGCTGAAGCTGACCCAGCCGAGCAGCCAGAGCGACAACTACGCGTTCATCAACAACTCCACCACCACCGGTGCGAATCTGATCATCTCCGGCAACCTCGACGCCACCAATACCACCCGCACCTGGCAGATCATTCTCGATGGGACGAATACTGGTAACAACATCATCAGTGGTAACATCAACAACACCACCACCACCGGCAACGGCGGCGCCGGCCCGATCCAGAAAAACGGTGTAGGACGGTGGATCCTCTCGGGAACGAACATCTTCATCGGCAACACCAGCGGCGGCAACAACGTCCACGCGATCGTCACCAATGGCGCACAGGTGAACGCCGGCACCCTCGTGGTGCAAAACAACCTCGCGTTCGGCAATACCGCAAACGCGAAGGTGTTCGTGAATGGTGGCGTGCTGGAACTTGATGCCAATAGCGCCAACGGCAGCCTCACCCTTGAGAACAACCTCATCGTGACGATCGGCAACACCGCCACCGTCCGCTCCAAGGGTACCAATGCCGTCAACTCCCGCGTCTCACTCTCCGCCGCAGCCGCCGTGAGCGGCACGCTCTCGACCGTCAATGCCGCGGACGTCTTCACCATCGGCAATGCCGCCAATGACTTCACCGGCGGTGCCGCCGATACCGTCCTGCACGTCGCAGGCCCGGGAGCCGTCGTCCTTTCCCAAAACAGCAACTACCTCGGCTCCGTCTCCGTTGACGAAGGCACGCTTCGCCTCGGCTCCGACACCGCACTCGGAACACAAGGTAGCGTGAACGTGGCCACCGGCGCCAAGTTGCAACTCAATGGTGGCAGCACCGGCGGCACGCCGACGCTGACAACGCTCACCGGCTCTGGAGCCGTCGAAAACTCCACCGCCCTCGATGCCACGCTCACCACGAACATCGCCGTGGCCGATACCTTTGCAGGCGCTCTCCAAAACGGCACCGGCGGCGGCGCACTGGCCCTCACCAAGACCGGCGCGGGCACCCTGAACCTCTCCGGCGCCAGCACCTACACCGGCGCGACCACCCTCACCACCGGCTCGATCAACCTCACCGGCAGCCTTGGCAACACCGCCGTGAGCCTTCCTGCCAATGCGGTCCTTTCCGGAAGCGGCAGCATCGCAGGCTCGGTAGCGGCAGCCACCGGCTCCCACGTCGCCCCCGGCGACGGCGGCGACACGAATATCGGCACTCTTTCCACCGGTTCCCTCTCCCTCGATAGCGGATCCCAGCTCGACTTCGGCATCACCAACACCACCACGCTCGATAAGATCAACGTCACCACCAGCGGCGGCCTCACGATCAATGGCGGCCAGATCAACATCAACGGCGGTGCCGGTGCCTTCACCACCAATGGCACTTACAACCTGATCGCTTACAGCGGTGCGATCTCTGGCTCAGGCGTCAGCTCGCTTTCGATCAATGACTCGAACAAGTCTCCGGCGAAGACCTACACGCTCGGCGCCAGCGGCGGCTTCATCACCCTGACGGTGGCGAACAGCGCCGTGGTGCAGAAGTTCTGGAACGTGAATGCCGACGGCAGCTGGGGTACTGCCGGCAGTTGGACTCCCACCGGCGCTCCAAACGCGAGCGGAGCCATCGCGGCCTTCGGCGGCGGCGGCACCGAAATCACCGCGGACCGCACCATCACCGTGAACGGTGCCTTCACCGTCGGAACCATCGCCTTCAATGGTGCCGCAAACGCCAAGAACTACACCTTCGCCGCCGGCTCTGGCGCGAGCCTCACCCTGAATAACGGAGCCTCAGCAGCCTTCATCACGAACAGCTCGGGCAGCCACATTATCGGCTCACCGGTGACCCTGACCGGCAATGGCGCGGCCGTCACCGTGACCAATGCCGCCGACATCGTGACCATCAGCGGAGTCATTGATGGCAATGGCTCGCCGCTCACCAAGGGTGGCGCGGGCAAGCTGATCCTCAGCGGCGTCAATACCTACTTCAACGGCACCACCGTCAATGCCGGCACCCTCGAGATCACCAATGACCTCGCCCTCGGTGACCCCGTCAATTCGACCACCATCAATGCCGGCACCCTGCGGTCGACAGCGGATTTCACCAGCACCGGCAGCTTCTACCTCGGCAGCGGCACCAGCAACTTCTCCGTGGCTTCCGGAACCACCCACACCATCACCGGAAGCATCATGGACGGGGCCAGCACCGGCACCCTCAACAAGTCCGGCACCGGCACCCTCGCCCTGAATGGCTTCAACTCCTACACCGGCGGCTCCGTCATCAACAATGGCAAGGTGCAGATCAATAGCATCGGCAGCCTCGGCGACTCCGCCGGCTCGGTGACCATCAATGCCGCCACGCTGGAAGCAACGGCCAGCTTCACCGGCACCCGCAGCGTCGTCCTTGGCAACGCCGCCAGCTTGCTCCAGGCCGAAACCGGAGTGACCTACACCATCAGCGGTCCCATCAGCGGCACCGGCACCCTGAACAAGATCGGCGCCGGCACCGTGTCCCTCGGCAGCAATACCAACAGCTACACCGGAGGAACCGTCATCCAGGCTGGCACCCTCGCCGTGAACAATACCTCGTTCATTATGGGCACGCTGACCTTCCAGGGCGGCACCCTGCAGAACAACTACGGCAACAACAACGGCTACTTCTTCGGCAATCCGATCACCATCGCCACCGGCCAGACCGGCACGATCAACATGAACAACCGCATGAGCCTTGGTGCGGGTGCGGTGATCACCGGAGCCGGCACGCTGAACATCAACGCCAACACCACCGTTGCCCGCGATGACTTCAGCAACAACTGGGCAGGCTTCACCGGCCAATTGAACATCGCAGGCAGCGGCACCGTTCGCCTCCTGAACAACGGCGGAAGCTTCAACACTGGCGGGTTCGCCAATTGCTCCGTGGACCTCGCAGGCACCGTCCTGCTGGAGCCAAGCAATAATAGCAACGGCAACACCTACACCATCGGCTCGCTCTCCAGTGCCTCCGCCACCGCCGGCATCAAGGGCCCGTCACAAGGCGGTGCCACCACCCTCAGCGTCGGCGGCCTCAATACCAGCACCACCTTCGCAGGCGGCACGTTGGTCGGCCACCTGACCAAGGTCGGCTCCGGCACCCTGACCCTCACCAATACCACGCCCACCGGCAATGTCACCGTGACCACCGGCACGCTCTCGCTTCCCTCCGCCACGCTCGCCGACAACGCGATTGTAAGCGTCAGCGCCACCAATGGATCGTTCATCAACCTCAACTACGTCGGCACCGATTCCATCGATGACCTCGTGATCGACGGCGTCATGCAGGCAGACGGCGAGTGGGGTGCCATCGGCTCCGGAGCCGCTCACGAGACCGATCGCATCACCGGCACCGGCCGCCTGCTGGTCCTGCCCGAGGATCCGTTCATCAACTGGATCTCCGGATTCGCCGCCGTCGGCACCCTCAACGCCAAGACCGACGACCCGGACCACGACGGCCTCACCAACCTCGACGAGTTCGCCCTCGACGGAAATCCCGCCGTCGGAGGCGCCACCGGCAAGGTCCGCTCGCGCGTCGAAGCAGTGGGAGCCGATCAGGCCCTCGTGATCACCCTGCCAGTGCGCACCGGAGCCGTCTTCGCAGGCACCCCGTCGAAAGCCGCCACCATCGATGACACCATCTACACCATCGAGGGCTCGAACAACCTCGGCCTCTACGACCAGGGCGTGACGGAAATCACCGCCAGCTCCGTTGGCATGCCGGCGCTCACCACCGGCTGGACCTACCGCACCTTCCGCCTCGATGGCGCGGTCGGCGGAGCCACCCCGCGCGGACCGAAGGGCTTCCTCCGCATCACCATCGCCGACGCTCCTTGA
- a CDS encoding glycoside hydrolase family 2 protein: MNDTQAKTRTRRGLAGCLGLLALAATAQAQQAPAAPQWKYTTDKPADGWEAPGFDDASWKSGPGGFGGKGDKRAPGGIVNTEWTTNDIWLRRTFELKEMPGHPALFIHHDDDAEVFLNGKQVANFTGYSQSYKIVPLELSARDTLKAGANLLTVHCHQGSGGQFIDAHVIDTDNLPDQRELLGSDGAVHSDLITTWGEKVTPENAWREYPRPQLQREQWKNLNGQWDYAITTQEAGVPSKWAGKILVPFAIESKLSGVRRMLQPYEALWYRRPLDLAKQAGKRTVLHFEAVDYRAKVWVNDKEVGSHVGGNLPFSFDITDALKDGGNTLTVRVEDATGGAQLRGKQVLNPGGIFYTRNSGIWQTVWAEEVAERRIDDLVITTDIATGEIKIEPKLAGGDAAGATLQAHALDGGKVVAEAKGGTIVLKIPDAKLWSPQSPHLYDLKVSLLGEGDKVVDQVTSYTGIRKVGRAKDKDGNWRFTLNDKPIFHWGPLDQGWWPDGLLNPPADDAMVFEIQWLKDAGFNMIRKHIKVEPRRYYYHCDQIGMLVWQDQVSGGESPPWTRFDANPKDAEWKDEDHKQWLNEFDSMISLLDHFPSIVVWTPFNEAWGQHRTMEVGEWAVKRDPSRIINIASGGNFWPVGDVADLHHYPDPGYPTEDARYKDFIKVVGEFGGHGWPVKDHLWNVSKENWGYGGLPTSIEEYHNRYVKSIQVLTELKRKGVSAGVYTQTTDVEEEINGLMSYDRKVIKIPAAELKKIHKPLIDE; encoded by the coding sequence ATGAACGATACCCAAGCGAAAACACGAACGCGCCGCGGCCTCGCGGGCTGTCTGGGGCTGCTGGCCCTGGCCGCCACGGCTCAGGCCCAACAAGCCCCGGCGGCCCCGCAGTGGAAATACACCACCGACAAGCCGGCCGACGGCTGGGAAGCCCCGGGCTTCGACGATGCCTCCTGGAAATCCGGTCCCGGCGGCTTCGGCGGCAAGGGTGACAAGCGCGCTCCCGGCGGGATCGTGAACACCGAGTGGACGACCAATGACATCTGGCTGCGCCGCACCTTTGAACTGAAGGAGATGCCGGGCCACCCCGCGCTCTTCATTCACCATGACGACGACGCGGAGGTCTTCCTCAATGGCAAGCAGGTTGCGAACTTCACGGGCTACAGTCAGTCTTATAAGATTGTGCCGCTTGAGCTGAGTGCCCGCGATACGCTGAAGGCGGGTGCGAATCTGCTCACGGTTCATTGCCATCAGGGAAGTGGCGGCCAGTTCATCGATGCCCATGTGATCGATACGGATAACCTGCCTGACCAGCGCGAGCTTCTCGGCAGCGATGGCGCGGTGCATTCGGATCTCATCACGACGTGGGGCGAGAAGGTGACCCCGGAGAATGCGTGGCGCGAGTATCCCCGCCCGCAGCTCCAGCGCGAGCAGTGGAAGAATCTGAACGGGCAGTGGGACTATGCGATTACGACGCAGGAGGCTGGCGTGCCTTCGAAGTGGGCGGGCAAGATCCTGGTGCCGTTTGCGATCGAGTCGAAGCTGTCCGGCGTCCGGCGGATGCTGCAGCCGTATGAGGCGCTGTGGTATCGCCGTCCGCTGGATCTGGCCAAGCAAGCGGGCAAGCGCACGGTGCTGCATTTCGAGGCCGTCGACTATCGTGCGAAGGTTTGGGTCAATGACAAGGAAGTCGGCAGCCATGTGGGCGGCAATCTTCCGTTCAGTTTCGACATCACCGATGCGCTGAAGGACGGTGGCAATACGCTGACCGTCCGTGTGGAGGATGCCACCGGGGGCGCGCAGCTTCGTGGCAAGCAGGTGCTGAATCCGGGCGGGATCTTTTATACGCGCAACTCCGGCATCTGGCAGACGGTGTGGGCCGAGGAGGTGGCCGAGCGTCGCATTGATGACCTCGTGATCACCACTGATATCGCCACGGGTGAGATCAAGATCGAGCCGAAGCTGGCTGGTGGTGATGCCGCTGGTGCGACGCTTCAGGCGCATGCGCTGGATGGTGGCAAGGTGGTCGCGGAAGCGAAGGGCGGAACGATCGTTCTCAAGATCCCGGATGCGAAGCTGTGGTCGCCGCAGAGCCCGCATCTCTACGACCTGAAGGTTTCGCTGTTGGGCGAAGGTGACAAGGTGGTGGATCAGGTTACTTCCTACACCGGCATCCGGAAGGTGGGACGAGCCAAGGACAAGGATGGCAACTGGCGCTTCACACTGAATGACAAGCCGATCTTCCACTGGGGTCCGCTGGACCAGGGCTGGTGGCCGGATGGCCTGCTGAACCCGCCGGCTGACGATGCCATGGTCTTCGAGATCCAGTGGCTGAAAGACGCGGGCTTCAACATGATCCGCAAGCACATCAAGGTGGAGCCGCGGCGCTACTACTACCACTGCGACCAGATCGGCATGCTGGTGTGGCAGGATCAGGTGAGCGGTGGCGAGAGCCCGCCGTGGACGAGGTTCGACGCCAATCCGAAAGACGCGGAGTGGAAGGACGAAGACCACAAGCAGTGGCTCAACGAGTTCGATAGCATGATCTCGCTGCTGGATCATTTCCCGAGCATCGTGGTGTGGACGCCCTTCAATGAAGCGTGGGGCCAGCATCGCACGATGGAAGTCGGCGAGTGGGCGGTGAAGCGCGATCCTTCCCGGATCATCAACATCGCGAGCGGTGGCAACTTCTGGCCGGTGGGTGATGTCGCGGACCTGCACCACTATCCGGATCCGGGCTACCCGACCGAAGACGCTCGCTACAAGGATTTCATCAAGGTGGTGGGTGAGTTCGGTGGCCACGGTTGGCCGGTGAAGGATCACCTGTGGAACGTGAGCAAGGAGAACTGGGGTTACGGTGGCCTGCCGACGAGCATCGAGGAGTATCACAACCGCTACGTGAAATCGATCCAGGTGCTGACCGAGCTGAAGCGCAAGGGCGTCTCGGCCGGGGTCTACACCCAGACGACCGACGTGGAGGAAGAGATCAACGGCCTGATGAGCTACGACCGCAAGGTGATCAAGATCCCGGCGGCGGAGCTGAAGAAGATCCACAAGCCGCTCATCGACGAGTGA
- a CDS encoding HupE/UreJ family protein, with protein sequence MFRRLLLVWLLLAGFASAHQIAEISMSVALDGDQVTAIADADAAYMLPEFRGDEDQEAKDLAWLREQGPEGWQKIARECETYWRDCLHLKADGQELPWTLHVPELEKETPGFMEKGDPEELPMLAVQIEARMPVGTTKLGVSWKEPFGVNLIVTTGKGDAAQTRPLFNEEQVVAERPATHAEMKPSETHLRDWIRLGFTHILPEGVDHILFVLGLFLLVPKWKPLLQQTIAFTIAHSLSLAAAALGWVHVSSTVVEILVAASIAWVGIENFWAKELGKGRLILVGIFGIVHGLGFAGWLVGKLPTGQPEKLPSALLGFNLGVELGQIALLAMAFAAFAWWGEKRFIWVKRIGSALVGLAGLILIIQRTTGASIVPFR encoded by the coding sequence ATGTTTCGCCGCCTGCTCTTGGTTTGGCTTCTACTCGCGGGATTCGCTTCCGCCCACCAGATCGCTGAGATCTCGATGTCCGTGGCGCTGGACGGAGACCAGGTGACAGCCATCGCCGACGCCGATGCCGCCTACATGCTCCCCGAGTTCCGCGGCGACGAGGATCAGGAAGCCAAGGACCTCGCATGGCTCCGCGAACAAGGCCCGGAGGGCTGGCAAAAGATCGCCCGCGAATGCGAGACCTACTGGCGCGATTGCCTCCACCTGAAGGCCGATGGCCAGGAGCTCCCGTGGACCCTGCATGTCCCCGAGTTGGAAAAGGAGACACCCGGCTTCATGGAGAAAGGTGACCCGGAGGAGCTGCCCATGCTCGCCGTGCAGATCGAGGCCAGAATGCCAGTCGGCACCACCAAGCTAGGCGTCTCGTGGAAAGAGCCCTTCGGCGTGAATCTCATCGTCACCACCGGCAAAGGTGACGCGGCCCAGACCAGACCGCTCTTCAACGAGGAACAGGTAGTCGCGGAGCGACCCGCAACCCATGCGGAAATGAAGCCATCGGAGACCCACCTCCGCGATTGGATCAGGCTCGGCTTCACCCACATCCTGCCCGAAGGCGTCGATCACATCCTCTTCGTGCTCGGGCTCTTCCTGTTAGTGCCCAAGTGGAAGCCGCTGCTCCAACAGACCATCGCCTTCACCATCGCGCATTCCCTTTCCCTCGCCGCCGCGGCTCTCGGCTGGGTGCATGTTTCCTCAACCGTCGTCGAGATCCTCGTCGCCGCGAGCATCGCATGGGTCGGCATCGAAAACTTCTGGGCAAAGGAACTCGGCAAAGGCCGGCTCATCCTCGTCGGCATCTTCGGCATCGTCCACGGCCTTGGCTTCGCCGGATGGCTCGTCGGAAAACTTCCAACAGGCCAGCCGGAGAAACTACCGTCAGCCCTCCTCGGCTTCAATCTCGGCGTCGAACTCGGCCAAATCGCCCTGCTTGCCATGGCCTTCGCCGCCTTCGCCTGGTGGGGCGAAAAGCGCTTCATCTGGGTCAAGCGGATCGGCTCCGCCCTCGTCGGCCTCGCCGGCCTGATCCTCATCATCCAGCGAACCACCGGCGCAAGCATCGTCCCGTTCCGCTGA